The following DNA comes from Bacteroidales bacterium.
TGGAAAGTGCACGAAGCATATCTTCCACAGACACCTCAAGAATCACGTTCATACCTCCCTTGAGGTCGAGGCCAAGCTGTATCTCTCTTTCCTTGCAATCAACATAGGTGTATTTTACAACGCCAAGATTATAGACAGGCACAGAAGAAAGAGAATCAAGGTAATTCCTTTGCTTAACCGGATCTCCCTGTGCATACTCCCTGGCCTGCTTTTCTACCTTGCGGGTAACCAGCGTGAAGGAAAGCTGATAAATACAAACAAGAATAAATACGATGGTAAACAGCTGAATAGCTCCTTTATTGCGCATGTTCGTTAATATTGGTTATTCCTAATTATGAATACATTTTTAACAAGTGCCGCAAATATAGGAATTATTTTCTGATAGGAATCAGTTCGTAATGTCATATAGCATGCTTAATTCTTCCTGCATTTCCTTTACCTTTGGTAAAAGAGATTTTAACCGGGACGTCATGCACCGTATCATTTTTCTTATTCTTCTGGCTATGCTGGCCTCTTCATGCAAAAATTCCGTGATACTGGGGAACAAAGAACAGGAAACGGATACTATTGCCAGCGGAAGCGACACAACCCTGAGCAAGGCATATTATGAAGACGGAGCACTTAAGTCGGTAAGCCAGATGAAAAACGGACTGAGAAACGGGCTTACAAAAAATTTTTACCGGAACGGAGCCTTGCTTTCAGAAGTGTATTATGCAAACGGATTGAGGAACGGTGTGGCTGTGAACTACTACAAAGAAGGGGGAGTTCATGCCCGCATACCTTACAGGAATGATGTGAAGGAAGGAGAGGCAGTCTGGTATTATCCTTCAGGGAAACCTTACAGAATTACCCCATACCATCAGAACCTCATCGACGGAATTCAGCGTTTTTTTTATGAATCGGGCCAGCTTCAGGCTGAAGTACCCTGGAAAAAAGGCCAGCCTGGCACCGGATTGAAAGAATATACCGAAAGCGGAAGGCTTATCAGAGAACCATCCGTTGTAGTAAGGCCGGAACGATTAAACGACGCGGTAATTCTTTATATCAGCCTCTCCGACGAAAGCCGAAATGTAACCTTTTACCAGGGAGAACTGACCGAAGGAAGGTATCTTAACCGCAATCTCAGACAATTAAAAACAACCGGCGGCAAAAGCATCATACAATTCCGGCCGTCGGATCCTGAGACAACTCCAAAGGAATTTCACATCGTGGCAATAAAAGAAACTTCGTTACGAAACCAGCAGATTCTTTACAGAAAATACCGGTATCATTACCCACCCGGCAATGAATAAACCCATTTGACGAACTTTAAAAAGTTCCATGTGCCTGAAGGAACGCTTTCATTTTATTATTATACTGGGTGAACCGCAATGTGAAACCCTGATTTTGCTTCGATTTCCTTATACAGGGTTTCTTTAACTCAAATTCGTCAATTGAAAAACTCAATTGATGAATTCAGGTTAAATGCCAACTGTCCGATTTTTTCTGCCGGATTTGCCTTCAAACCCCGCTGAAACACAGTGAAAGCGGCCCTTGCTGCACATTGCGCATTTTTTTATGCTCAATGCGGCCTCAATTCTGAGAAATATCTCCGGTAATCTGCGCAGAAAAAAATTAAAAAAAAACCGAAAGGTAAAAATTTATAAGGGCCGGCGATAAACAAAAAAATCGTAAGTTTAGCGCGGTGATTATAAGGCGGTTGAAATATGAATCTTCATGAGTATCAGGCAAAACAGATTTTAAGGCATTATGGCGTCAGGGTTCCTGAAGGGCGGCTCATTATCAGTGCAGCGGATGCAAAAGAAGCTGCCCTTGAGATTGGTTCCGTTACCGGTACAGACACATGGGCGGTTAAAGCCCAGATTCATGCCGGAGGAAGAGGTAAAGGCGGAGGCGTAAAAATTGCCCGCTCTCCCGAAGAAGCGGAAAAGCATGCCGCTTCCATTCTGGGTATGCGCCTGGTTACTCATCAAACCCGGCCGGAAGGAAAACTGGTAAGAAAAGTCCTGGTGGAGCAGGGAATTTATTATCCGGGGGCGGAACCGGTGAAGGAATATTATATGAGTATCCTGCTCAACAGGGCCAGCGGGAAGAATATCCTGGTCTATTCTCCTGAAGGTGGTATGGATATTGAAAGCGTGGCCGCGCAAACTCCGCATCTGATATTTCGCGAAGAAATTGACCCTGCTGTCGGGCTATGCGATTTTCAGGCAAGAAAAATAGCCTATACACTTGGCCTCGACGGCAATGCCCACCGGGAAATGCAGGCCTTTGTAAAGGCTCTGTACTCCGCCTACCTTCAGTCGGATGCAACGCTCACCGAGATCAATCCGGTAGTAAAAACCTCTGACGGGAAGATTTATGCTGCCGACGCAAAGGTCAATCTGGACGACAACGCCCTTTTCCGGCACCCGGAATATAAAGAAATGCGCGATCCTGACGAAGAAGATCCGGCTGAGCTGGAAGCCTCGGCCCATGGCCTCAATTTTATCAAACTTGACGGAAACGTTGGCTGTATGGTCAACGGAGCGGGACTTGCCATGGCTACCATGGACATGATCAAACTTTCGGGAGGAGAGCCGGCCAATTTTCTGGATGTGGGCGGAACAGCCAGCGCACAGACTGTGGAAGCAGGCTTCCGGATTATCCTGAAGGATCCCAATGTGAAAGTCATTCTTATCAACATTTTCGGAGGCATTGTCCGGTGCGACCGTGTAGCCCGGGGAGTAGCAGATGCATACCGGTCTATCGGAAACATCCCCGTACCGGTCATCCTTCGCCTGCAGGGAACCAATGCACAGGAAGCCAGAGAATTAATCAACAATTCCGGATTAAAGGTCTTTCCGGCTACTACACTGGAAGAAGCTGCCAGGCTGGTAAAAGAGAAAATCTCCGAAGTGAGTTAAACACAACTAAAGCATAAGACAAAGCTTTGGTCTCATTTCATTGGAATCAACCCTGCAGAAACAAAGCCAAAGCGACCTACCACACCAAAGCACATTGCTCATTTTTTAAGACGTAATGGGGGGTGTTGTGTCTTAATCTCATTACATTAAAGTTTTCCTTAAGCAATCTTAACTAATATTTTTTTACGCAAGAAAAAATCAGAAAAATAATACTAATTTTATAACTAAATTTATTGTCAAAATGGTTGGCTTTATTCCTATCGTAACAGCAGTATCTTTGATTAAAAATTAAAATTAAACAATATGATTATCAAAAAAATAAAACTTCATAATTGGAAAAACTTTCAAAATTGTGAAGTGGATTTAGTTGAACGTTGTTTTATCATTGGGCCCAATGCATCAGGTAAATCCAATTTTATTGATGCACTGCGTTTTCTTCGTGATATATCAAAACAGGCAGGCGGATTACAGAGAGCTGTTGAAGAGAGAGGGGGAATTAAAAAAATTCGTTGTCTTGCAGCCAGAAAATCAACAAATGTTTCTTTAACGGTAGAATTAGGAGAACCAAATGAAAATAAACCAAAGTGGAGTTATCATCTTGATTTACAGCATACCGGAGGCGGTATTATGAAAAGTCAGGCTAAAATAGTTAAAGAGGAAGTATTTTCATATGAAAAACAAAAGTATGTTTGCAAAAGAAGTGCTCAAAACAAAGACGAAGACGAGGAAACGTTGAAATATACATATTTAGAGCAAGTAAATGCCA
Coding sequences within:
- a CDS encoding toxin-antitoxin system YwqK family antitoxin encodes the protein MHRIIFLILLAMLASSCKNSVILGNKEQETDTIASGSDTTLSKAYYEDGALKSVSQMKNGLRNGLTKNFYRNGALLSEVYYANGLRNGVAVNYYKEGGVHARIPYRNDVKEGEAVWYYPSGKPYRITPYHQNLIDGIQRFFYESGQLQAEVPWKKGQPGTGLKEYTESGRLIREPSVVVRPERLNDAVILYISLSDESRNVTFYQGELTEGRYLNRNLRQLKTTGGKSIIQFRPSDPETTPKEFHIVAIKETSLRNQQILYRKYRYHYPPGNE
- the sucC gene encoding ADP-forming succinate--CoA ligase subunit beta, whose product is MNLHEYQAKQILRHYGVRVPEGRLIISAADAKEAALEIGSVTGTDTWAVKAQIHAGGRGKGGGVKIARSPEEAEKHAASILGMRLVTHQTRPEGKLVRKVLVEQGIYYPGAEPVKEYYMSILLNRASGKNILVYSPEGGMDIESVAAQTPHLIFREEIDPAVGLCDFQARKIAYTLGLDGNAHREMQAFVKALYSAYLQSDATLTEINPVVKTSDGKIYAADAKVNLDDNALFRHPEYKEMRDPDEEDPAELEASAHGLNFIKLDGNVGCMVNGAGLAMATMDMIKLSGGEPANFLDVGGTASAQTVEAGFRIILKDPNVKVILINIFGGIVRCDRVARGVADAYRSIGNIPVPVILRLQGTNAQEARELINNSGLKVFPATTLEEAARLVKEKISEVS